One Dictyoglomus thermophilum H-6-12 DNA window includes the following coding sequences:
- a CDS encoding calcium-translocating P-type ATPase, PMCA-type, which produces MWYKLTKEEVLKELRVDPEKGLAEQEVEERRKKYGENKIPEKKSKSFINIFFSQFKEFLTIVLIIATLISFLLGEIKDAVAILIIVIINAILGSVQEYKAEKTLESLKSYVSPKANVLRDGKIIKVDIEELVPGDIVLIEEGEKMPADLRLIETNNLQVDESILIGESVPVRKDADFVAQEDITLGDQINMAFKGTTVVSGRGKGVVVGTGLNTALGDIAKMLSEMEEEPTPLQKELEKLGKQLTYVILSLVALLLFIGIIQEREFFDMFLTAVSLAVAAIPEGLPTVITILLAIGVQEMAKRKAIVRKLSAVEALGATSVICTDKTGTLTENKMDLVKIVLPNGEMVEKKDYKKQKEKIRDILETALLASSVRVTSDGSYIGDALDVAIYKNFEETYGNKPENLTKVDELPFDSSRKRVSILYKVLSEDKYLLCVKGAGEEILQRSNTYQEENVIKPMSVEDRKRFMEIQDLLSKDGLRVLAVAKREFDEIDERDEWEKDLIFLGFIAFMDPLREGVKEAIEKCKEAGIRPIIVTGDYLLTAKKIAEDLGIDVDSGSTYTGLDLQRQDLDSLDWDSVVLFSRVLPEQKMNIVKELKERGEIVAMTGDGVNDAPALKMADIGVGMGLRGTDVAREASDLVLLDDSFATIVRAVEEGRRIFDNIRKVTYYLLTCNFSEILVVSLSVFLGYPLPLTPIELLWINLVTDGFPALALGVEPPEKDIMSRKPRKLNEGIINKSMWKNIIIDGILIGIAAFVLFVIGSKENINTGRTMAFTGIVFSQIFQALRLSLRKRKSLFRERFSNKYLTLAVLFSLFLQVLVVFTPIGIRFFNLERLSVREFLLTLVLALFPIYLLTGEKIYEKIFKRNINL; this is translated from the coding sequence TTGTGGTATAAACTTACAAAAGAAGAAGTGCTGAAAGAACTAAGGGTAGATCCTGAAAAGGGTTTGGCAGAGCAAGAAGTCGAAGAAAGAAGGAAAAAATATGGAGAAAACAAAATCCCCGAGAAAAAATCAAAAAGTTTCATAAATATATTTTTTAGTCAATTTAAAGAATTTCTTACTATTGTTCTTATAATTGCAACTCTAATATCTTTTCTTCTTGGAGAGATAAAAGATGCTGTTGCGATCTTAATTATTGTTATAATCAATGCTATTCTTGGGAGTGTTCAAGAATATAAAGCTGAAAAAACCCTTGAATCTCTTAAATCTTATGTTTCTCCAAAAGCGAATGTATTGAGAGATGGAAAAATTATAAAAGTAGATATTGAAGAATTGGTTCCTGGAGATATAGTTTTGATTGAGGAAGGAGAAAAAATGCCAGCTGATTTAAGGTTGATTGAAACTAACAATCTACAGGTAGATGAATCTATATTGATAGGAGAATCGGTTCCTGTAAGAAAGGATGCAGATTTTGTTGCTCAAGAAGATATAACTTTAGGAGATCAAATTAATATGGCATTTAAAGGAACCACAGTCGTAAGTGGTAGAGGCAAAGGTGTTGTTGTGGGGACTGGTTTAAACACAGCTCTTGGAGATATTGCTAAAATGCTTTCAGAGATGGAGGAAGAACCTACTCCTCTGCAAAAAGAACTTGAAAAATTAGGAAAACAGCTCACTTATGTAATATTATCCCTGGTGGCTCTTCTTCTTTTTATTGGAATTATACAAGAAAGAGAATTTTTTGATATGTTTCTTACTGCAGTAAGTCTTGCTGTTGCAGCAATACCTGAGGGTTTACCTACAGTAATAACCATTCTTCTTGCCATTGGAGTCCAAGAGATGGCTAAGAGGAAAGCAATAGTGAGAAAACTTTCAGCGGTAGAGGCTTTAGGAGCAACCTCTGTAATCTGTACTGATAAGACAGGAACTTTGACGGAAAATAAAATGGATTTGGTAAAAATAGTATTGCCTAACGGGGAGATGGTAGAAAAAAAAGACTATAAGAAACAAAAGGAAAAGATAAGAGATATACTTGAGACAGCGCTTCTTGCTAGTAGTGTAAGAGTAACTAGTGATGGTAGTTATATAGGAGATGCTTTAGATGTAGCAATTTATAAGAATTTTGAAGAGACTTATGGTAATAAACCTGAGAATTTAACAAAAGTAGATGAGCTTCCTTTTGATTCTTCTCGAAAAAGAGTGAGTATTTTATACAAGGTCTTATCTGAAGACAAGTATTTATTGTGTGTAAAAGGTGCGGGAGAAGAGATATTACAAAGAAGTAATACTTACCAAGAAGAGAATGTGATAAAACCTATGAGTGTTGAAGATAGAAAAAGATTTATGGAGATTCAGGATCTTCTTTCTAAAGATGGATTAAGGGTTCTTGCGGTTGCTAAAAGAGAGTTTGATGAGATTGATGAAAGAGATGAATGGGAAAAGGATTTAATCTTTTTAGGTTTTATAGCTTTTATGGATCCTTTGAGAGAAGGTGTAAAAGAGGCTATTGAGAAATGTAAAGAGGCAGGCATAAGACCCATTATTGTTACAGGAGACTATTTACTTACTGCTAAAAAGATTGCTGAAGATTTAGGTATAGATGTCGATAGTGGATCTACCTATACTGGATTAGATTTACAGAGGCAAGATCTAGATTCTCTTGATTGGGATAGCGTGGTACTTTTCTCTAGAGTTCTTCCAGAGCAAAAGATGAACATAGTAAAAGAGTTAAAAGAAAGAGGAGAAATAGTGGCTATGACTGGAGATGGAGTAAATGATGCTCCTGCTTTGAAAATGGCAGATATAGGGGTAGGAATGGGATTGAGGGGAACCGATGTAGCAAGAGAAGCCTCTGATTTGGTGCTTTTAGATGATAGTTTTGCAACTATAGTCAGAGCAGTAGAAGAAGGTAGGAGGATTTTTGATAATATTAGAAAGGTTACTTATTATCTGTTAACTTGCAATTTTAGCGAAATTTTAGTGGTTAGTTTAAGTGTATTTTTAGGCTATCCTTTACCTTTGACTCCTATAGAGCTTCTATGGATAAATTTGGTGACTGATGGCTTTCCTGCTCTTGCTCTTGGAGTCGAGCCCCCTGAGAAAGATATCATGAGTCGAAAGCCTCGCAAATTGAATGAAGGGATTATTAATAAGAGTATGTGGAAAAATATTATTATCGATGGTATTCTTATAGGTATAGCGGCTTTTGTGCTTTTTGTGATAGGAAGTAAGGAGAACATTAATACTGGAAGGACTATGGCTTTTACAGGTATTGTTTTTTCTCAAATATTTCAAGCATTAAGACTGTCTTTAAGAAAGAGAAAAAGTCTTTTTAGAGAGAGATTTTCTAATAAGTATTTAACTCTTGCGGTATTGTTTTCTCTGTTTTTGCAAGTTCTTGTAGTGTTTACTCCTATAGGGATAAGATTTTTTAATTTGGAAAGGTTAAGTGTAAGAGAATTTTTATTGACTTTAGTCTTGGCTCTGTTTCCTATCTATCTATTAACGGGAGAGAAAATTTATGAAAAGATTTTTAAGAGAAATATTAATTTATAG
- a CDS encoding inositol monophosphatase family protein: protein MREILDIATKTIKKSGHILLEYINKEKEIKLKGISNLVTQVDKLSEENILKSIEDNFPDHSILTEELGLINKNSEYIWIVDPLDGTTNYAHNFPFFGISVALIRNEEILLGLIYDPIRDELFYAMKDEGAYLNERRIKVSETEKINDSLISFAFPYELSLDEKNFLPFINFSSRTHGIRRTGSAALEIAYVGCGRLDGFWAKKLKPWDIAAGIIIVEEAKGKVTDFSGNKINIYTDNILFSNGKIHEEMIKILNLGKILIRDEEF, encoded by the coding sequence ATGAGGGAAATTCTTGATATAGCTACAAAAACAATTAAAAAATCTGGTCATATACTTTTAGAGTATATAAATAAAGAGAAAGAAATAAAACTTAAAGGAATATCAAACTTAGTAACCCAAGTAGATAAACTCTCTGAAGAGAACATCTTAAAATCTATAGAAGATAATTTTCCTGATCACTCAATACTAACTGAAGAATTGGGCCTAATAAACAAGAACTCAGAATATATATGGATAGTAGATCCATTAGATGGAACTACGAATTATGCTCACAACTTTCCCTTTTTCGGGATAAGTGTTGCTCTTATTAGGAATGAAGAAATATTATTAGGCTTAATCTATGATCCAATAAGAGATGAGCTGTTCTATGCCATGAAAGATGAGGGTGCATATTTAAATGAAAGAAGGATAAAAGTCTCTGAAACTGAAAAAATAAATGATTCTCTCATTAGCTTTGCATTCCCATATGAGCTAAGCCTTGATGAAAAAAATTTTCTTCCATTCATAAACTTTTCCTCAAGAACTCACGGTATAAGAAGAACAGGATCCGCAGCATTAGAAATAGCCTATGTTGGTTGTGGAAGACTCGATGGATTTTGGGCTAAAAAACTAAAACCCTGGGATATTGCTGCGGGTATTATTATAGTAGAAGAAGCAAAGGGAAAAGTAACTGATTTTTCTGGAAATAAGATTAATATTTATACTGATAATATCTTGTTTTCAAACGGTAAAATACATGAAGAAATGATAAAAATTTTAAATTTGGGTAAAATTCTAATTAGAGATGAGGAATTTTGA
- a CDS encoding HNH endonuclease, with product MVLVLNSNYEPLDVCKVKRAISLIMQKKAETIETNSGFVKSASMEIEVPSVIRLLYYVKRPRLELKLSRKGIFLRDNYTCQYCGKKGGELTIDHVIPKRLGGKSVWENLVTACKECNHKKGDKTLEEANMKLLREPKPPKNVYYFRLTRYLDCDKNEGWKKYFFVDE from the coding sequence ATGGTGTTAGTACTCAATAGTAATTACGAACCCTTGGATGTATGTAAAGTAAAAAGGGCAATAAGTCTTATTATGCAAAAAAAAGCTGAGACTATAGAAACCAACAGTGGTTTTGTAAAATCAGCTTCCATGGAAATAGAGGTTCCTTCGGTTATCAGACTTCTTTATTATGTGAAAAGGCCAAGATTAGAGCTGAAATTATCAAGAAAAGGAATATTTCTAAGGGACAATTATACTTGTCAATATTGTGGCAAAAAGGGTGGTGAGTTGACTATTGATCATGTGATACCTAAAAGGCTTGGCGGAAAATCTGTTTGGGAAAATCTGGTTACTGCTTGTAAAGAATGTAACCATAAGAAGGGCGATAAAACTTTGGAAGAAGCTAATATGAAGTTACTTAGAGAACCAAAACCTCCTAAAAATGTTTATTATTTTAGATTGACGAGATATCTTGATTGTGATAAGAATGAGGGGTGGAAAAAGTATTTCTTCGTGGATGAGTAA
- a CDS encoding LysM peptidoglycan-binding domain-containing protein yields the protein MKRFLREILIYSISFLLIAFLTSQLFSLEKRPYFETPDKIVDNNNKEFKSNVEGYTLTQTFASTETYKGATNSTSLSNPQEVKQQEIRQPDEIIYEVRVGDTMIGIAQKYGVDWREIAKVNKLKDPNYLVVGQKLIIPLRSKGQ from the coding sequence ATGAAAAGATTTTTAAGAGAAATATTAATTTATAGTATAAGTTTTCTGCTTATAGCCTTTTTGACGAGCCAATTATTTTCTCTTGAAAAAAGACCATATTTTGAGACTCCGGATAAGATTGTGGATAATAACAATAAAGAGTTTAAATCTAACGTAGAAGGTTATACCTTGACTCAAACTTTTGCAAGTACAGAGACTTATAAAGGTGCTACAAATTCAACTAGCTTGTCAAATCCTCAAGAAGTGAAGCAACAAGAAATAAGGCAACCGGATGAGATAATTTATGAAGTAAGAGTTGGCGATACCATGATAGGAATAGCGCAAAAATATGGTGTTGATTGGAGAGAAATAGCTAAGGTAAATAAATTAAAGGATCCAAATTATTTAGTTGTAGGGCAAAAATTAATCATACCTTTGAGGTCTAAAGGCCAATAG
- the amyA gene encoding alpha-amylase AmyA, producing the protein MTKSIYFSLGIHNHQPVGNFDFVIERAYEMSYKPLINFFFKHPDFPINVHFSGFLLLWLEKNHPEYFEKLKIMAERGQIEFVSGGFYEPILPIIPDKDKVQQIKKLNKYIYDKFGQTPKGMWLAERVWEPHLVKYIAEAGIEYVVVDDAHFFSVGLKEEDLFGYYLMEEQGYKLAVFPISMKLRYLIPFADPEETITYLDKFASEDKSKIALLFDDGEKFGLWPDTYRTVYEEGWLETFVSKIKENFLLVTPVNLYTYMQRVKPKGRIYLPTASYREMMEWVLFPEAQKELEELVEKLKTENLWDKFSPYVKGGFWRNFLAKYDESNHMQKKMLYVWKKVQDSPNEEVKEKAMEEVFQGQANDAYWHGIFGGLYLPHLRTAIYEHLIKAENYLENSEIRFNIFDFDCDGNDEIIVESPFFNLYLSPNHGGSVLEWDFKTKAFNLTNVLTRRKEAYHSKLSYVTSEAQGKSIHERWTAKEEGLENILFYDNHRRVSFTEKIFESEPVLEDLWKDSSRLEVDSFYENYDYEINKDENKIRVLFSGVFRGFELCKSYILYKDKSFVDVVYEIKNVSETPISLNFGWEINLNFLAPNHPDYYFLIGDQKYPLSSFGIEKVNNWKIFSGIGIELECVLDVEASLYRYPIETVSLSEEGFERVYQGSALIHFYKVDLPVGSTWRTTIRFWVK; encoded by the coding sequence ATGACTAAAAGTATATATTTTTCATTAGGAATACACAACCATCAACCTGTAGGTAATTTTGATTTTGTAATTGAAAGAGCTTATGAGATGAGTTACAAACCTCTTATTAATTTTTTCTTTAAACATCCTGATTTTCCTATAAATGTTCACTTTTCAGGTTTTTTACTTCTTTGGCTTGAAAAAAATCATCCTGAGTATTTTGAAAAATTAAAGATTATGGCAGAAAGGGGACAAATTGAGTTTGTAAGTGGAGGTTTCTATGAGCCGATCTTACCCATAATACCTGATAAAGATAAAGTCCAGCAAATAAAGAAGTTAAACAAATATATTTACGATAAGTTTGGTCAAACTCCTAAGGGAATGTGGCTTGCTGAGAGGGTTTGGGAACCTCATCTTGTGAAATATATTGCAGAAGCAGGTATTGAATATGTGGTAGTAGATGATGCTCATTTCTTTTCTGTAGGATTAAAGGAAGAGGATCTTTTTGGCTATTATCTTATGGAGGAGCAAGGATATAAGCTTGCGGTGTTTCCCATAAGTATGAAATTACGATACCTGATTCCCTTTGCTGATCCAGAGGAAACTATTACATATCTCGATAAATTTGCTTCAGAAGATAAAAGTAAAATTGCTCTTTTGTTTGATGATGGAGAGAAATTTGGACTTTGGCCTGATACTTACAGGACTGTGTATGAAGAAGGCTGGTTGGAAACATTTGTAAGTAAGATAAAAGAAAATTTTTTGTTAGTAACACCTGTTAATTTATATACCTATATGCAAAGGGTAAAGCCAAAGGGAAGAATATATCTTCCCACAGCTTCTTATAGAGAGATGATGGAATGGGTTTTGTTTCCTGAAGCTCAGAAAGAACTCGAAGAATTAGTAGAAAAACTTAAAACAGAGAATTTATGGGATAAGTTTTCTCCTTATGTAAAAGGTGGTTTTTGGAGGAATTTTCTTGCTAAATATGACGAATCTAATCATATGCAAAAGAAAATGCTTTATGTTTGGAAAAAAGTTCAAGATTCCCCTAATGAAGAAGTTAAGGAAAAGGCGATGGAGGAGGTCTTTCAAGGACAAGCAAACGATGCATATTGGCATGGTATCTTTGGGGGGCTTTATCTTCCACATCTGAGGACGGCTATATATGAACACTTGATTAAAGCGGAAAATTATCTGGAAAATAGTGAGATACGCTTTAATATCTTTGATTTTGATTGTGATGGAAATGACGAGATAATTGTTGAATCTCCATTTTTTAATTTGTATCTTTCGCCAAATCATGGGGGATCTGTACTTGAATGGGATTTTAAGACTAAGGCTTTCAATCTCACTAATGTCTTAACTAGAAGAAAAGAAGCCTATCATTCTAAGTTATCTTATGTGACATCTGAGGCTCAGGGGAAAAGTATACATGAGAGATGGACTGCTAAAGAAGAAGGATTAGAGAATATTCTATTTTACGATAATCATAGGAGAGTTTCTTTTACCGAAAAGATTTTTGAGAGTGAGCCTGTCCTTGAAGATCTATGGAAAGATAGTTCAAGACTTGAAGTTGATAGTTTTTATGAAAATTATGATTATGAAATAAACAAAGATGAGAATAAAATTAGAGTTTTATTCAGTGGAGTTTTTAGAGGATTTGAGCTTTGTAAGAGTTATATTCTTTACAAAGATAAAAGTTTTGTTGATGTGGTGTATGAGATTAAGAATGTTTCAGAAACACCTATAAGTCTAAATTTCGGATGGGAAATAAATTTGAACTTTTTAGCTCCTAATCATCCTGATTATTATTTTTTGATAGGTGATCAAAAATATCCTCTCTCTTCTTTTGGTATAGAGAAAGTTAATAATTGGAAAATATTCTCTGGTATAGGAATAGAATTAGAGTGTGTATTAGATGTAGAGGCTAGTTTATATAGGTATCCAATAGAGACTGTATCTTTATCTGAGGAGGGATTTGAGAGAGTTTATCAGGGAAGTGCTCTTATTCACTTCTACAAAGTAGATTTACCAGTTGGTTCAACTTGGAGAACTACCATAAGATTTTGGGTTAAGTAA
- a CDS encoding ABC transporter ATP-binding protein, which translates to MAEVKLENVTKKFGDVIAVNNVNLDIKDKEFIVLVGPSGCGKTTTLRMIAGLEEVTSGNIYIDGKVVNDVPPKDRDIAMVFQNYALYPHMTVYDNMAFGLKLRKYPKSEIDRRVKAAAEMLGIENLLKRKPKELSGGQRQRVALGRAIVREPKVFLMDEPLSNLDAKLRVQMRAELKKLQRTLGVTTIYVTHDQTEAMTMGDRIVVMKDGVVQQVDDPLTVYEKPNNVFVAGFIGSPPMNFIDATLSSDARVLDLGSFKLGIPADMQSFVAEQAKDYLGKKVILGVRPEHIYEVSLIKTEDLIPEAVADMRVEVLEPMGTEVYLYLINGPVSVVARVGSETKARMGENVKVMFDLRKMHLFDPVTQVAII; encoded by the coding sequence ATGGCAGAGGTAAAGCTTGAAAATGTGACTAAAAAATTTGGGGATGTTATAGCGGTAAATAATGTAAATCTTGATATTAAAGACAAAGAATTTATTGTATTGGTTGGCCCATCAGGGTGTGGTAAGACAACTACATTAAGAATGATCGCAGGATTAGAGGAAGTTACTTCTGGTAATATTTATATTGATGGAAAAGTTGTTAATGATGTTCCACCTAAAGATCGTGATATAGCAATGGTGTTCCAGAACTATGCTCTTTATCCTCATATGACAGTTTATGACAACATGGCTTTTGGTCTTAAATTAAGAAAGTATCCTAAGAGTGAGATTGACCGAAGAGTAAAAGCAGCAGCGGAAATGCTTGGAATTGAAAATCTATTAAAGAGAAAACCGAAAGAACTTTCAGGTGGTCAGAGACAGCGTGTTGCTTTAGGTCGTGCTATTGTTCGTGAGCCAAAGGTCTTCTTAATGGATGAGCCTCTTTCAAACTTAGATGCGAAATTAAGGGTACAGATGAGAGCTGAGCTTAAGAAACTTCAAAGAACTCTTGGGGTTACAACGATTTATGTTACTCATGATCAGACGGAAGCAATGACAATGGGAGATAGGATTGTAGTAATGAAAGATGGAGTGGTACAACAAGTAGACGATCCTTTAACGGTTTATGAAAAGCCTAACAACGTATTTGTGGCAGGTTTTATAGGAAGTCCTCCAATGAACTTCATTGATGCTACATTGTCCTCTGATGCTAGAGTTCTTGATTTGGGTAGTTTCAAGCTTGGTATTCCTGCTGATATGCAGAGTTTTGTTGCGGAACAAGCCAAAGATTATCTTGGTAAAAAAGTGATACTTGGGGTAAGACCTGAGCATATATATGAAGTAAGTCTTATAAAGACTGAAGATCTTATTCCTGAAGCTGTAGCGGATATGAGAGTAGAGGTACTTGAACCTATGGGAACTGAAGTATATTTGTATCTTATAAATGGTCCAGTAAGTGTAGTAGCAAGAGTAGGATCTGAGACTAAAGCAAGAATGGGTGAAAATGTGAAGGTAATGTTTGATTTAAGAAAAATGCATCTTTTTGATCCTGTAACTCAGGTTGCGATAATTTAG
- a CDS encoding 1,4-alpha-glucan branching protein domain-containing protein: MIKKYFNLVLHSHLPYVKKAGRWPFGEEWFFEAMLETYIPLSMAFYRLIDKGIDFRLTLGVTPVLMEQMLDSYMIYETEKYIETKIESAQKELEIYSKENKKEVEVVKFYINYFSEILDFFKHKISMDVLGFWRKLQDEGYLDIITSSATHAYLPLLKKSSSIYAQLYVGKETYVRNMGRSPRGIWLPECAYKPGIENFLEDLGIHYFFVDTHTILGGEALNYPDLNSKREKIDKNIYRPYWVSNSNVAVFGRDSRTGMQVWSAEWGYPGDGVYREFHKKSERSGLQYWRITDKRKDLGEKDVYDPKVARGRVYEHAEHFVSILEEEINTDGIITAMYDTELFGHWWFEGVWFLERVFELLHESKKVKSINSSLALEKYPPLERIELPESSWGRGGKHEVWLNDETVGLWKKIYEIEEENENFIDKVKNAQLNLWKEKVVKQICREKLLLESSDWPFLITTGQAKEYGYQRFEEHYLNYKTLLTYFELFEVSVKEFEFLKKLEDKDSLFNFIDYKIFERR; the protein is encoded by the coding sequence ATGATAAAAAAGTATTTTAATTTAGTTCTCCATTCCCATCTTCCTTATGTTAAGAAAGCTGGAAGATGGCCTTTTGGAGAGGAATGGTTTTTTGAAGCTATGTTGGAGACCTATATACCCCTTTCTATGGCTTTTTATAGATTAATTGATAAAGGCATAGATTTTAGATTAACTCTAGGAGTTACGCCAGTTCTTATGGAACAAATGCTGGATTCTTATATGATATACGAAACAGAAAAATATATAGAAACAAAAATAGAATCTGCTCAAAAGGAGTTAGAAATATATAGTAAGGAAAATAAGAAAGAAGTCGAAGTTGTTAAGTTCTATATTAATTATTTCAGTGAAATTTTGGACTTTTTTAAACATAAAATCTCTATGGATGTATTAGGCTTTTGGAGAAAATTACAAGATGAAGGATATTTAGATATAATTACCTCTTCTGCAACTCATGCATATTTACCCTTGCTAAAGAAGAGCTCTTCTATATATGCTCAGCTTTACGTGGGAAAGGAAACTTATGTAAGAAATATGGGAAGATCTCCAAGAGGGATATGGCTCCCTGAATGTGCTTATAAACCTGGAATTGAAAACTTTCTTGAAGATCTTGGCATACATTATTTCTTTGTAGATACACATACTATTCTTGGAGGAGAGGCTTTAAATTATCCTGATTTAAATTCGAAAAGAGAAAAGATAGATAAGAATATTTATAGACCTTATTGGGTTTCAAATAGTAATGTGGCTGTTTTTGGAAGAGATAGTAGAACAGGTATGCAAGTTTGGTCTGCAGAGTGGGGATATCCAGGAGATGGAGTCTATAGAGAGTTTCATAAAAAGTCAGAAAGATCAGGTCTTCAATATTGGAGGATAACTGATAAGAGAAAAGATCTTGGAGAAAAGGATGTCTATGATCCTAAGGTAGCAAGAGGGAGAGTATATGAGCATGCGGAACATTTTGTTAGTATTTTAGAAGAGGAAATTAATACCGATGGAATAATAACAGCGATGTATGATACTGAACTTTTTGGACATTGGTGGTTCGAAGGGGTATGGTTTTTAGAGCGAGTTTTTGAATTATTACATGAAAGTAAAAAAGTCAAAAGTATAAATTCTTCTTTGGCTCTTGAAAAATATCCTCCTCTTGAAAGAATCGAGCTTCCTGAGTCTTCTTGGGGTAGGGGAGGAAAACACGAGGTTTGGTTAAACGATGAAACAGTAGGGTTATGGAAAAAGATTTATGAAATTGAGGAAGAAAATGAGAATTTTATCGATAAAGTTAAAAATGCTCAGTTAAATTTATGGAAGGAAAAGGTTGTGAAACAAATTTGTAGAGAAAAATTATTATTAGAAAGTAGTGATTGGCCTTTCTTAATTACTACTGGTCAGGCCAAGGAATATGGATATCAAAGGTTCGAAGAACATTATTTAAATTACAAAACTTTATTGACTTACTTTGAGCTTTTTGAAGTCTCTGTGAAAGAATTTGAGTTTTTGAAAAAACTTGAAGATAAAGACTCTCTCTTTAATTTCATAGATTATAAAATATTTGAAAGGAGGTAA